CGAATGAGGACATAGGTAGTCCCATGAAGCACTCTTCCTCACCATCGATTCGCTCGACATATTTACTCATAATTTCGTCGTCGATAGCGAATCCCCCCGCGCAGGCTAGGACTAATCCTTTGTCAAGAATCTCCTTGATATCTGCATCGGGTATGTGGCGGAACCACGCTGCACCCTTATCGATCCGCTCGATTCGCCTCTTCGAATAGGAATTGACGAGCACAGTCGCGTTGATCACCTGGACCGGGTCGCCACTCCCGGAATAGTCCCGCAAAAAGGCTTCTCCCTCATCCCGGTTCGCCGGCTTTTCCCTGATGCTATTTCTGAATACTGCGACTTGGTCAGAGCATATCAGCCAACTGGGGTATGATGGAAGAACCGTCCCCGAGTTGTTCGGGACTGCCATGTTTGTACCTATGCCGCCTGTTTCAGGTGAACTTCGTGCGTGGAGATGGTAGACGTAGCCATCAGGGAACACACTACTTGGAGACGTTTTCTTGAGGTTTTCTAGACATGCGTCAGCCTTTTTGTTCGCGAGCATCGTTACAAGAACAACGGGATCATCATGGCGAATCTGTTTCTCATCAATGGCAGGCGATATCTGGCCGCAGGGGCATCCCCGCCTTTCGAGAACCTGCCGGCGCCACTTGCTCGACGATCCCAGAATGACGCGGTTTTTCACAAAAAAATCGGCCACCTCCATCATGGCTGCCACCGAAAAAGCATGTACATACGTGATCGCCGGACGCGTAAACTCGGATGCTGTAGGGGAGGACGCGTCAAATATAATGCCAGCA
This DNA window, taken from Besnoitia besnoiti strain Bb-Ger1 chromosome III, whole genome shotgun sequence, encodes the following:
- a CDS encoding Maf family protein (encoded by transcript BESB_045210); this translates as MMEVADFFVKNRVILGSSSKWRRQVLERRGCPCGQISPAIDEKQIRHDDPVVLVTMLANKKADACLENLKKTSPSSVFPDGYVYHLHARSSPETGGIGTNMAVPNNSGTVLPSYPSWLICSDQVAVFRNSIREKPANRDEGEAFLRDYSGSGDPVQVINATVLVNSYSKRRIERIDKGAAWFRHIPDADIKEILDKGLVLACAGGFAIDDEIMSKYVERIDGEEECFMGLPMSSFGKLIEGAIAQEGGPLSAGVQKCARGSTDLPSADPRVTWADE